One Niabella beijingensis DNA window includes the following coding sequences:
- a CDS encoding glycoside hydrolase family 2 protein: protein MRRCCFIIGYFLFATVFTAKAQQWKMQPHSLVTEWAKKVTPRNVWQQYPRPQLKRKEWMNLNGLWDYTLTAKNKPVPAAYQGKILVPFCVESALSGVKKNFLPDNRLYYRKQFTLPANWNGKNILLNFDAVDWEAAVWVNGVLVGSHKGAYDRFSFDITAYLKPGRQEVVVAVDDPSSSGTQARGKQQLQQQGIWYTPVSGIWQTVWLEAVPMEAWVSELRIVPDIDKGTVKIIPVSNRPLRPAYKATISIQNGGHKIATATAVLNRETEIAIENARLWSPDDPFLYDLHVTLLDKNGAALDEIDSYFGMRKISIGTVNGLKYTFLNNKSIFQYGTLDQGWWPDGLHTPPSEEAMVFDIIKTKEMGFNMIRKHIKVEPDLWYYHCDKAGMLVWQDMPSGMAVEAAVQDRKPFHLQHVPKNGPDLYRDAESAAQFEWELRRMIDQHYNAASIVTWVPLNEGWGQYATIRLANTIKALDPSRLVNAVSGWALRPAGDLHDIHTYQTTLDLPPPPVERASVIGEFGGIGYPVQGHLWNPDMRNWGYQTYQSAEELLKNYQHKFDQIVDMKKNKGLSAAVYTQTTDVEGEVNGLMTYDRKVIKIPVATLKKIHSALED from the coding sequence ATGCGGAGATGTTGTTTTATTATCGGGTATTTTTTATTTGCCACTGTTTTTACAGCAAAAGCACAGCAGTGGAAGATGCAGCCTCATTCACTGGTGACCGAATGGGCAAAGAAAGTGACTCCCCGGAATGTGTGGCAGCAATATCCGCGCCCGCAGCTGAAACGGAAAGAATGGATGAACCTGAATGGGCTATGGGATTACACCCTTACCGCTAAAAATAAACCGGTACCGGCTGCCTACCAGGGAAAGATACTGGTGCCTTTCTGCGTGGAGTCGGCACTGTCCGGGGTAAAGAAAAATTTTCTTCCGGACAACCGTCTTTATTACCGGAAGCAATTCACATTACCTGCCAACTGGAACGGGAAAAATATCCTGCTGAACTTTGATGCGGTAGACTGGGAAGCGGCGGTCTGGGTCAACGGTGTACTTGTCGGATCGCACAAAGGTGCTTACGACCGCTTTTCTTTTGATATCACAGCGTACCTGAAACCCGGCAGGCAGGAAGTGGTGGTGGCAGTGGATGATCCTTCCAGCTCCGGAACACAGGCAAGAGGAAAACAACAGCTGCAACAGCAGGGGATCTGGTATACGCCTGTAAGCGGGATCTGGCAAACCGTATGGCTGGAGGCAGTTCCCATGGAAGCCTGGGTCAGTGAACTGCGGATCGTTCCGGATATCGACAAGGGAACCGTTAAGATCATACCCGTATCCAACCGGCCGCTGCGACCCGCTTATAAAGCAACCATCAGTATACAGAATGGCGGCCATAAAATAGCAACGGCAACAGCGGTGCTAAACAGGGAAACCGAGATCGCAATAGAAAATGCCCGGCTCTGGTCTCCCGACGATCCTTTTCTTTACGACCTGCACGTAACGCTGCTGGATAAGAATGGCGCCGCGCTGGATGAAATCGACAGCTATTTCGGCATGCGGAAAATAAGCATCGGAACAGTGAATGGCTTAAAATATACCTTCCTGAATAATAAATCCATCTTCCAGTACGGAACACTGGATCAGGGCTGGTGGCCCGACGGGCTTCATACACCGCCTTCAGAGGAAGCCATGGTATTTGATATCATAAAGACCAAGGAAATGGGTTTTAATATGATCCGCAAACACATAAAAGTGGAACCGGATCTGTGGTATTACCATTGCGATAAGGCCGGTATGCTGGTGTGGCAGGACATGCCTTCGGGTATGGCTGTGGAAGCCGCAGTGCAGGACCGCAAGCCGTTTCATCTGCAGCATGTTCCCAAAAACGGTCCGGATCTATACCGGGATGCGGAAAGTGCTGCACAGTTTGAATGGGAGCTGAGACGTATGATCGATCAGCATTATAACGCAGCAAGCATCGTAACCTGGGTGCCCCTCAACGAAGGCTGGGGACAATACGCCACGATCCGGTTGGCAAATACCATTAAGGCACTGGATCCCTCCCGGCTGGTAAATGCGGTGAGCGGCTGGGCCCTGCGTCCGGCGGGCGATCTGCACGATATACACACTTACCAGACGACTCTGGACCTGCCACCGCCACCCGTTGAGCGGGCCAGTGTGATCGGGGAGTTCGGAGGGATCGGGTATCCCGTACAGGGGCATTTATGGAACCCAGATATGCGCAACTGGGGTTACCAAACCTATCAGTCAGCAGAAGAACTGCTGAAAAATTATCAGCATAAATTCGACCAGATAGTGGATATGAAAAAGAACAAAGGACTGTCAGCAGCCGTGTATACACAAACAACCGACGTGGAAGGCGAGGTAAACGGACTGATGACCTATGACCGGAAGGTGATCAAGATCCCCGTGGCAACGCTTAAAAAGATCCATTCGGCGTTGGAGGATTGA
- a CDS encoding sulfatase, with translation MLLSLKNVLQALPLTAMFFSTVTVHAAVPPGEKDRKPNIIIIMADDLDSRQLSCYGGVNLKTKNIDRLAEEGLKFNAIIASEAMCVPTRASLFTGLYPAHHGAYQNHKPVYNDLKSVCHYLKSAGYRVGLTGKNHVTKPVTVFPFDIIPGFEPNCVSPTNAYFLDSIKQYIRQQQPYCLFVMSINPHAPWTVGDPDAFDPKQLKLPAHWVDTDLTRKQFCKYLAEVRRLDDEVGDVLNLLKETGEDKNTIVIFLGEQGPQFPGGKWNLFDNGQKSSMIVRWPGVVKPASETDAIVQYEDITPTLIDIAGGSPVKSLDGRSFKQVLEAKTAEHRSVAYGIHNNIPEGPAYPIRSIRDHQYKLIMNLRPDSAYYIKYMMNTKREELAWTTWVAKAAHSAADQKLVERIAHRPALEFYDLKADPYELNNLAGQAQYGEQIRSYQSELLKWMKEQGDTGAAMDKPIKRKKNL, from the coding sequence ATGTTGTTATCTCTAAAGAACGTTTTACAGGCATTGCCACTGACTGCAATGTTTTTCAGTACGGTTACTGTTCACGCGGCAGTTCCCCCGGGTGAAAAAGACCGGAAACCCAATATCATTATCATCATGGCCGATGATCTCGACTCCCGGCAACTGAGTTGTTACGGAGGTGTGAACCTGAAAACAAAGAACATCGACCGGCTGGCGGAAGAAGGATTGAAGTTCAATGCCATTATCGCTTCTGAGGCCATGTGCGTGCCTACAAGGGCGTCCCTCTTCACGGGCTTATACCCGGCACATCATGGCGCTTACCAGAACCATAAGCCAGTGTATAACGACCTGAAAAGTGTGTGTCACTATCTGAAGTCGGCCGGCTACCGCGTGGGACTTACCGGTAAGAACCATGTTACAAAACCCGTCACTGTTTTTCCGTTTGATATCATTCCCGGGTTTGAACCCAATTGCGTATCACCGACAAATGCATATTTTCTCGACAGTATAAAGCAATACATCCGGCAGCAGCAACCTTATTGCCTGTTTGTAATGAGCATCAACCCGCATGCACCCTGGACGGTAGGGGATCCGGATGCGTTTGATCCCAAACAACTGAAGCTGCCGGCGCATTGGGTGGATACAGATCTAACCCGGAAACAGTTCTGCAAATACCTGGCGGAAGTGCGGCGACTGGACGATGAGGTAGGCGATGTGCTGAACCTGCTGAAAGAGACGGGTGAAGATAAAAATACCATAGTCATTTTTCTGGGAGAACAGGGACCACAGTTTCCCGGTGGAAAATGGAACCTCTTTGACAATGGACAGAAAAGCTCGATGATCGTACGATGGCCCGGTGTGGTAAAGCCTGCTTCAGAAACAGATGCTATCGTGCAGTATGAAGATATAACACCCACACTGATTGATATCGCAGGCGGCAGCCCCGTTAAAAGCCTGGATGGCAGAAGCTTTAAACAGGTACTGGAAGCTAAGACCGCGGAGCACCGCAGCGTTGCTTATGGCATTCATAACAACATACCCGAAGGACCGGCCTATCCCATCCGGAGTATCCGGGATCATCAGTACAAGCTGATCATGAACCTGCGGCCCGATTCTGCCTATTACATCAAATACATGATGAATACCAAACGGGAAGAGCTTGCATGGACCACCTGGGTGGCCAAAGCTGCACACAGCGCGGCAGATCAAAAACTGGTGGAACGCATCGCGCACCGTCCGGCCCTGGAGTTCTATGACCTTAAAGCCGATCCCTATGAGTTGAACAATCTTGCCGGACAGGCGCAGTACGGGGAACAGATCCGCAGTTATCAATCGGAATTGCTGAAGTGGATGAAAGAGCAGGGCGATACCGGTGCAGCAATGGATAAACCCATTAAAAGAAAGAAGAATTTATAA
- a CDS encoding arylsulfatase, with product MNKYFLLFFLTAAQSAFAGPGPQPKKDKRPNIILILADDLGYSDLGCFGGEIHTPNLDGLAKNGLQFTQFYNISRCCPTRASLLTGLYNHDAGIGAMTAHKDDQAYKGHLGKNTVTIAEVLKQAGYRTAMSGKWHVSNTVSQSTEAAQLKWLSHQEQHPLFSPIDQYPTSRGFEKFYGTIWGVVDYFDPFSLVEGTKPVTNIPKGYYHTDAINEKASGYIREFSRGDQPFFLYVAQNAPHWPLQALPEDIEKYKDRYTKGWEAIREQRYKRMVELGLIDPNVTKLSPRHPAETSWEANPNKEWDARAMAVHAAMVDRMDQGIGRIIATLKETGTLDNTIIVFLSDNGASAELCERYGPGFDRPGATRNGQKVAYNTDKSVLPGPQTTFFSIGPDWANVANTPYRLWKSQSTEGGIRTPTIVYWPKGIKNKGGKVDMVGHVMDFMATFIELAGASYPETYNGNQVLPLAGVSFAAALKGGKNRGHDLLFNEHEGSRYVRQNEWKLVMPKGTRKWSLYNMISDAAEINDLAAQYPDKVKDLSGMWDEWAAQHHVLPKR from the coding sequence ATGAATAAATATTTTTTATTATTTTTTTTAACGGCCGCACAATCCGCTTTTGCAGGCCCCGGCCCTCAGCCCAAAAAAGACAAACGCCCTAATATTATATTGATCCTGGCGGATGATCTCGGGTATTCGGATCTGGGGTGTTTTGGAGGGGAGATCCATACCCCCAACCTGGACGGCCTTGCAAAGAATGGATTGCAGTTCACACAATTCTATAATATCTCCAGGTGTTGTCCTACCCGCGCTTCGTTGCTTACCGGTCTTTACAATCATGATGCCGGTATCGGTGCCATGACGGCCCACAAAGATGATCAGGCCTACAAAGGCCATCTCGGTAAAAATACGGTTACCATAGCAGAAGTGCTGAAACAGGCCGGCTACAGGACTGCGATGTCCGGCAAATGGCATGTATCGAACACTGTTAGCCAGTCAACGGAAGCCGCACAGCTGAAATGGCTGAGCCACCAGGAGCAGCATCCGCTGTTTTCCCCAATCGACCAGTATCCTACCAGCCGCGGGTTTGAGAAATTTTACGGAACGATCTGGGGGGTTGTGGATTATTTTGATCCTTTCAGTCTGGTTGAAGGCACCAAGCCGGTTACCAATATTCCCAAAGGATATTATCATACAGATGCGATCAATGAAAAAGCCTCGGGATATATACGGGAGTTCAGCAGGGGCGACCAGCCCTTCTTTTTATATGTGGCGCAGAATGCACCGCACTGGCCGCTTCAGGCGTTGCCGGAGGACATCGAAAAATATAAAGATAGGTATACAAAGGGCTGGGAAGCTATACGGGAACAGCGTTACAAACGTATGGTGGAGCTGGGGCTGATCGATCCCAATGTAACAAAACTGTCTCCGAGACATCCGGCGGAGACAAGCTGGGAGGCCAATCCCAACAAGGAGTGGGATGCACGGGCAATGGCGGTGCATGCGGCAATGGTAGACCGTATGGATCAGGGCATCGGCAGGATCATTGCCACCCTAAAGGAAACCGGGACACTGGACAATACCATTATTGTTTTTTTGAGTGACAATGGTGCCAGCGCCGAGCTGTGCGAGCGGTATGGCCCGGGTTTTGACCGGCCCGGTGCAACCCGCAACGGACAAAAAGTGGCCTACAATACGGATAAAAGCGTGCTGCCGGGTCCGCAAACCACCTTCTTCTCCATCGGGCCCGATTGGGCGAATGTAGCCAACACACCTTACCGGTTGTGGAAGTCACAGTCGACAGAAGGCGGCATCCGTACCCCCACCATCGTGTACTGGCCAAAAGGAATAAAGAATAAGGGCGGCAAGGTGGATATGGTGGGGCATGTAATGGATTTTATGGCTACGTTTATAGAGCTGGCGGGTGCGTCCTATCCAGAAACATATAATGGCAACCAGGTGCTGCCGCTTGCCGGTGTAAGCTTTGCAGCAGCACTGAAAGGCGGCAAAAACCGGGGGCATGATCTGTTGTTTAACGAACACGAAGGCAGCAGATATGTGCGCCAGAATGAATGGAAACTGGTAATGCCGAAAGGTACCCGGAAATGGAGCCTGTATAATATGATCAGTGATGCGGCGGAGATCAACGACCTGGCAGCGCAGTACCCGGATAAGGTAAAAGACCTTTCCGGTATGTGGGATGAATGGGCAGCGCAGCATCATGTGCTTCCGAAGCGATAG
- a CDS encoding sulfatase, giving the protein MQIRTMIWLLLMLAATATTAQDGKVKPNIVFIMADDLAMKDISPYGSKQVRTPHIARLAEEGLCLDNMYNVVPVCAPTRQNLLTGLGPVRNGAYPNHSEIYKGIKTLPVYLQELGYRTALIGKKHFGPEAAFPFDFLGGRDHDDGKGQEVDLSKAAEYIAASGDQPFLLMFTSNQPHSPWNRGNRSAYNPAQLQLGPNMIDTKLTREKMADYFAEITYLDSLVGTCLDIIERSGKKDNTLVLFATEQGNSFPFSKWTLYDQGLHSGFIVRWPGRIKQGTRNPAMVQYTDILPTLIDIAGGDPAAIHTGSTDANGDTGFDGTSFKAVLTGERTHMRDYVFGVNTTRGIIKGSAAYANRSVRTEKYLYIWNLNSGNRFSNVVTHSPLFQQWLHTDPARARQYVQRPEEELYDVVSDPWQLKNLAADSRYADIKTGLRSKLDGFMKQQGDKGIQTEMEALSRQPRHAAEGD; this is encoded by the coding sequence ATGCAGATACGCACGATGATTTGGCTGTTACTGATGCTGGCAGCCACAGCCACAACAGCCCAGGACGGGAAGGTAAAACCCAATATTGTCTTTATTATGGCGGATGACCTGGCCATGAAGGATATCAGTCCTTATGGCAGCAAGCAGGTACGTACACCACATATAGCACGGCTGGCGGAAGAAGGACTCTGCCTGGATAATATGTATAACGTGGTGCCTGTTTGTGCACCGACGCGGCAGAACCTGCTTACCGGGCTCGGACCGGTGCGCAACGGCGCTTATCCCAATCACAGCGAGATTTATAAGGGCATTAAAACCCTGCCGGTGTACCTGCAGGAGCTGGGATACCGCACGGCGCTGATCGGCAAAAAACATTTTGGACCTGAAGCGGCTTTTCCGTTCGATTTCCTGGGAGGCCGGGATCATGATGACGGAAAAGGACAGGAAGTGGATCTGTCAAAGGCCGCAGAATACATCGCAGCGTCCGGCGATCAGCCGTTTCTCCTGATGTTCACCAGCAATCAGCCGCACAGTCCCTGGAACCGCGGCAACCGGAGCGCTTATAACCCGGCGCAGTTGCAGCTGGGTCCCAATATGATCGACACCAAACTGACGCGGGAGAAGATGGCCGATTATTTTGCCGAGATCACTTACCTGGACAGTCTGGTAGGGACCTGCCTGGACATTATTGAACGCTCCGGAAAAAAAGACAATACGCTTGTCCTGTTTGCAACAGAGCAGGGAAATTCTTTTCCGTTTTCGAAATGGACCTTATACGACCAGGGACTGCACTCGGGATTTATTGTCCGATGGCCGGGAAGGATAAAGCAGGGAACCCGGAACCCCGCGATGGTACAGTATACCGATATACTGCCCACGCTGATCGATATTGCAGGAGGCGATCCGGCTGCCATTCATACCGGCTCCACCGATGCGAACGGGGATACCGGTTTTGATGGTACATCCTTTAAAGCCGTGCTTACGGGTGAACGCACCCATATGCGCGATTATGTGTTTGGCGTGAATACTACCCGCGGTATCATCAAAGGAAGCGCTGCCTATGCCAACCGGTCGGTAAGAACGGAGAAATACCTGTACATATGGAACCTGAATTCAGGCAATCGTTTTTCCAATGTGGTGACGCATTCGCCGCTGTTTCAGCAATGGCTGCATACCGACCCGGCAAGGGCCCGGCAGTATGTGCAGCGGCCGGAAGAAGAACTGTATGATGTCGTGAGCGATCCCTGGCAATTGAAGAACCTGGCCGCAGACAGCCGGTACGCGGATATTAAAACGGGACTGCGTTCAAAGCTGGATGGATTTATGAAACAACAGGGGGATAAAGGCATTCAAACGGAAATGGAGGCGCTGAGCCGGCAGCCCCGTCATGCAGCAGAAGGGGATTAA
- a CDS encoding family 43 glycosylhydrolase encodes MNLRTTGLLILGWLLACTAKTQAQADAIRAALKSHDKAVLVKDDIWIRDPYIVLGPDDYYYLTGTTQLPASKLNEGTKYNVGLGDSSQVGWSVRVWKSKDLAAWEYAGEPFRLTDGYWSKKRPQAFQHTPSSKWHLWAPELHVVNGKWILLHTTPGPVKGGSNLAVTKSSQLTGPYDFPLGDLSAKLHDPSLFQDTDGKVYLIWGNTQIAELTPDLTRFKGPPQAIQPSTLREMPDGTRQPGIGHEGCTVLKIGNKYVLFGTGWSTNKGRRGSYNLYYAVAGSVKGPYGPRKFAGRFLGHGTPFRDREGRWWCTAFYNSNVPPLDRDGIQTRNLADNAYTINRQGITLVPLEVTVLKSGDIRIRAKDADYVAPGPDEVQQFPPDSGSE; translated from the coding sequence ATGAATCTGAGAACGACGGGTCTGCTGATACTGGGATGGCTGCTGGCCTGCACAGCAAAGACGCAGGCACAGGCAGATGCAATACGGGCAGCATTAAAATCACACGACAAGGCAGTGCTGGTAAAGGATGATATCTGGATCCGGGATCCTTATATTGTACTCGGCCCAGATGATTACTACTATCTTACAGGAACCACACAACTGCCCGCGTCGAAGCTGAATGAAGGTACAAAATACAATGTAGGACTCGGCGATTCCAGCCAGGTAGGATGGTCCGTTCGGGTCTGGAAAAGCAAAGACCTCGCAGCATGGGAATATGCAGGGGAGCCTTTCCGGCTTACCGATGGATACTGGTCAAAGAAGCGGCCACAGGCGTTTCAGCATACACCATCCTCCAAATGGCATTTGTGGGCGCCGGAGCTGCATGTTGTAAACGGCAAATGGATACTGCTCCATACCACACCCGGACCTGTTAAAGGCGGGTCCAATCTGGCAGTTACGAAAAGCAGCCAGCTCACCGGGCCTTATGATTTTCCGTTGGGCGATCTGTCGGCAAAATTGCACGACCCTTCTTTATTCCAGGATACGGACGGTAAGGTATACCTGATCTGGGGTAATACACAGATCGCGGAGCTCACTCCGGACCTGACCAGGTTTAAAGGACCACCACAGGCCATACAACCTTCCACACTGCGCGAGATGCCGGATGGTACCCGTCAGCCGGGCATCGGACATGAAGGATGTACGGTGCTGAAGATCGGGAACAAATATGTATTGTTTGGTACCGGATGGTCGACCAACAAAGGCCGGAGGGGCTCCTATAATCTTTATTACGCAGTGGCGGGCTCCGTGAAAGGGCCTTACGGACCTCGTAAATTTGCAGGGCGTTTCCTCGGACACGGAACCCCCTTCAGGGACAGAGAGGGCCGGTGGTGGTGTACGGCCTTCTATAACAGCAATGTGCCCCCGCTTGACCGCGATGGCATACAGACACGCAACCTGGCCGATAATGCTTATACGATCAACAGGCAGGGGATCACTTTGGTTCCGCTGGAGGTAACGGTGCTGAAGAGTGGAGATATCCGGATCAGGGCAAAGGATGCGGATTATGTTGCACCAGGGCCTGACGAGGTACAGCAGTTTCCTCCGGACAGCGGATCAGAATAA
- a CDS encoding sulfatase, translating to MITNNTIAAITLRRGRCLKRTIGLLVLQVLYTLTTMGQDRPNMILFISDDLNQQDMGCYGNRDVKTPNIDRLAAEGMRFTKAYAASPMCSPSRSVMFTGLYPFRNGSQMNHFTVRAGTRNLPQFLQQQGYRVVIAGKIDVFPQQNFPFERIGQEFGRYEPIENRLDRKQETVHLIEDHFKTHAGQPLCLIVAPWVPHVPWFPNRDFDLQQLKLPEYLADTRETRHALASYYQSIGEADKMLGTVLQALDKSGEKNNTAVLFLSDQGAQFPAAKWTVYDQGLRVPLIVRWPGKTRPGAVSDALVSLADLTPTLVDLSGGPEIKGLDGISFKEVLLGKKQTHHRYIFAETSVEPHYWYNYTPARSVITAEGWHYIKNYHPGVRFITHIDKVERNEFYFDSWVAQAATDTTTKFLLNRYSYRPPEELFDLNSDRTEFKNLAGVPDFRGRLEALQSLLDKELERQGESEKMILEGPLPQFSNNSYTIAQNKSAADLSFNKKIWNPDVLYITGYLKGIREGGVVCSYFNNFRLYASGQRIGIQLPDGRVSESIVLPAAEGELLVRLDAQGTLQVQFDHQVVLSTKLDKDLTKINGGYVTCGKIQGETLTGKLQPFRGTISDLRFTMNDLSGTP from the coding sequence ATGATAACGAACAATACTATTGCAGCGATCACATTGCGGCGCGGCCGGTGCTTAAAACGGACCATTGGCCTGTTGGTACTGCAGGTGCTGTACACCTTAACAACGATGGGCCAGGACCGGCCGAACATGATCCTTTTTATTTCTGACGACCTGAACCAGCAGGATATGGGATGTTATGGCAACAGGGATGTAAAGACCCCGAATATAGACCGGCTGGCAGCGGAGGGCATGCGGTTTACAAAGGCGTACGCGGCCTCGCCCATGTGTTCCCCGTCGAGAAGCGTCATGTTCACGGGACTTTACCCGTTCCGCAACGGATCGCAGATGAATCATTTTACGGTGCGTGCCGGTACGCGCAACCTGCCGCAGTTTTTGCAGCAGCAGGGCTACCGCGTTGTTATTGCCGGCAAGATCGATGTTTTTCCGCAGCAGAATTTTCCCTTTGAGCGGATCGGTCAGGAGTTCGGCCGGTATGAGCCGATTGAGAACCGGCTCGACCGGAAACAGGAAACGGTGCATCTGATCGAGGACCATTTTAAAACACATGCCGGTCAGCCACTCTGTCTGATCGTAGCGCCCTGGGTGCCGCATGTACCCTGGTTCCCCAACCGCGACTTTGATCTGCAGCAGCTGAAGCTGCCGGAATACCTGGCTGATACCCGGGAGACCCGTCACGCGCTCGCTTCCTATTACCAGAGTATTGGTGAAGCCGATAAAATGCTGGGCACCGTATTACAGGCACTCGATAAATCCGGTGAAAAAAATAACACTGCTGTGCTGTTCCTTTCTGATCAGGGAGCCCAGTTCCCGGCTGCCAAATGGACGGTGTACGACCAGGGGCTAAGGGTTCCGTTAATTGTTCGCTGGCCGGGGAAGACACGGCCCGGCGCTGTCTCGGATGCACTGGTATCGCTGGCGGATCTGACGCCAACGCTGGTTGACCTGTCCGGAGGCCCGGAGATCAAAGGCCTCGACGGAATCTCGTTTAAGGAAGTGCTGCTGGGAAAAAAGCAAACCCATCACCGCTACATATTTGCCGAAACTTCCGTAGAGCCGCATTACTGGTATAATTATACACCCGCCCGATCCGTGATCACCGCAGAAGGATGGCATTATATAAAAAATTATCATCCCGGTGTGCGCTTTATCACGCATATCGATAAAGTGGAACGCAATGAATTTTATTTCGATTCCTGGGTGGCGCAGGCAGCCACGGATACAACAACAAAATTCCTGCTCAACCGCTATAGTTACCGCCCTCCGGAAGAACTGTTTGACCTGAACAGCGACCGTACCGAATTTAAGAACCTGGCCGGTGTGCCCGATTTCCGCGGCAGACTTGAAGCCCTGCAATCATTGCTTGACAAGGAGCTGGAGCGCCAGGGCGAATCTGAAAAAATGATACTGGAGGGGCCATTGCCGCAGTTCAGCAATAACAGCTATACGATCGCACAGAATAAAAGCGCGGCGGATCTTTCCTTTAATAAAAAGATCTGGAACCCGGATGTATTGTACATTACCGGCTATTTAAAAGGGATCCGGGAAGGAGGTGTTGTGTGCAGCTACTTTAATAATTTCCGGTTATATGCATCCGGGCAGCGGATCGGTATCCAGCTTCCGGATGGGCGGGTATCGGAAAGCATTGTTCTGCCGGCTGCCGAGGGCGAACTGCTGGTGCGGCTGGATGCACAGGGAACGCTTCAGGTACAATTCGATCACCAGGTGGTACTGAGCACAAAGCTGGATAAGGACCTTACAAAGATCAACGGCGGATATGTGACCTGCGGTAAGATACAGGGAGAAACGCTGACAGGCAAACTGCAACCATTCCGCGGAACCATCAGCGATCTCCGGTTCACGATGAATGATTTGTCGGGAACACCGTGA